The proteins below come from a single Oryzias latipes chromosome 14, ASM223467v1 genomic window:
- the LOC111948662 gene encoding zinc finger protein with KRAB and SCAN domains 8-like, producing MTSRRAGFGADSSPRKQSISDRVEACFDRKADKYPQSSVTVTSLKSRLAPTIQTAMSAAVDTLLGEVVVVLSETQQELFHKEQENERLKVRLEVSERELKNLQECLCSAQKLIDQLQVSFPGPQAVSQSVFAPSLSSMASMTSGLDRDQQNPRGVNGAGVDLGLGGSVEESLHGFEHRDDFKMCQLSIQPDGSVTNHTLDSFGSPHLCPDSSRPEERQPQGPGGPHRFEIKEEQGPSPGQPSKREAGLSSEGRDVERSSLTMGDINYAQGGGTHPLRHQRAVRGCGSSLQQGRPDGPQKPLPRTSVSRSSPGRAEDSAGPSAPDTAGEPPGDRPHHCLECGKTFRLISSLKKHIRIHTGEKPYPCGVCGRRFRESGALKTHLRIHTGEKPYSCSECGNCFRHLDGLRKHRRTHTGEKPYVCAICGKRLSRLQHLKHHQLIHTGERPCCCPFCNRTFKEPAALRKHIRTHREEGGHMGIGPTEDTDPDALDDINNLHPAAPSPQMRFGEWGATEDDGPVVDCV from the exons ATGACGTCGAGGCGGGCAGGCTTCGGCGCGGACTCCTCTCCCCGCAAACAGAGCATCTCCGACCGTGTCGAGGCGTGTTTCGACCGCAAAGCAGACAAATACCCCCAGAGCAGCGTGACGGTCACGTCGCTGAAATCCCGCCTGGCTCCGACCATCCAGACCGCTATGTCCGCCGCCGTGGACACGCTGCTGGGGGAGGTAGTGGTGGTGCTGAGCGAGACCCAGCAGGAGCTGTTTCACAAGGAGCAGGAGAACGAACGGCTCAAAGTGCGGCTGGAGGTGTCGGAGAGGGAGCTGAAGAACCTGCAGGAGTGTCTCTGCAGCGCTCAGAAGCTGATCGATCAGCTCCAGGTCTCGTTCCCGGGACCTCAGGCCGTCAGTCAGTCCGTTTTCGCGCCTTCCTTGTCCTCCATGGCTTCCATGACCTCAGGCTTGGACCGGGACCAACAGAACCCCAGGGGTGTGAATGGAGCCGGTGTGGATTTGGGTCTGGGGGGCTCCGTGGAGGAATCTCTGCACGGGTTCGAGCACAGAGATGATTTCAAAATGTGCCAGCTCTCCATCCAGCCGGATGGTTCCGTCACCAACCACACTCTGGACTCCTTTGGGTCTCCTCATCTGTGCCCCGACTCCAGCAGACCAG aggagaGGCAGCCTCAGGGACCAGGGGGACCACATCGATTTGAGATCAAGGAGGAGCAGGGCCCTTCTCCTGGTCAGCCCAGCAAAAGGGAAGCTGGGCTCTCCAGTGAAGGCAGAGATGTGGAAAGGTCATCGTTGACCATGGGGGACATAAATTATGCTCAGGGTGGAGGGACTCACCCACTGCGTCACCAGAGAGCTGTGCGAGGGTGTGGAAGTTCCTTACAGCAGGGCAGACCTGATGGACCGCAGAAACCGCTACCCAGGACTTCTGTAAGCAGGAGCTCGCCAGGCAGAGCGGAGGACTCCGCGGGTCCGTCTGCACCCGACACTGCGGGGGAACCCCCCGGAGACCGTCCCCACCACTGTCTGGAGTGCGGAAAGACCTTCCGCCTGATTTCCAGCCTGAAGAAGCACATCCGGATCCACACCGGAGAGAAGCCCTATCCGTGCGGAGTCTGCGGCCGCCGCTTCCGCGAGTCGGGGGCGCTGAAAACGCACCTGCGCATTCACACGGGCGAGAAACCGTACTCCTGCTCCGAGTGCGGGAACTGCTTCAGGCACCTGGACGGCCTGCGCAAGCACCGGCGCACGCACACGGGGGAGAAGCCCTACGTGTGCGCCATCTGTGGGAAGCGCCTGAGCCGCCTGCAGCACCTCAAGCACCACCAGCTCATCCACACGGGCGAGAGGCCCTGCTGCTGCCCCTTCTGCAACCGCACCTTCAAAGAACCCGCCGCGCTCAGGAAGCACATCCGCACGCACCGAGAGGAAGGAGGCCACATGGGAATCGGTCCCACGGAGGACACGGACCCGGACGCTCTGGATGACATCAACAACCTCCACCCTGCTGCTCCTTCCCCTCAGATGAGGTTTGGAGAGTGGGGCGCCACAGAGGACGACGGCCCGGTTGTGGACTGTGTTTGA